In Pseudomonas oryzihabitans, the DNA window GAACTCTATGTCGGGACCGAACTGGACGTGGAAGTGGACTCCCGCGCAGGTCTCCCGCTTGCGGACTCGCCCGCCTGGGAGCAGGTACGCGACGGGCTGCGCTATCCGGCTGCCCGCGCGGCGCTGGAGGTGCATCACTTTCGCTTCGAATCGCCGGCGGTACCCCTCGACGGCATCTTCGCCCGCTTCGCCGAGGACTGCTTTCCGCCCGGGCGGCCCCTGTTGCTGGGCTGCCGGGCGCTGATGGAAAAGATCCATCGCGAGTTCCGCTTCGACGCTACCGCTACCCAGGTGGCCACGCCCCTGCGCGAGGTGCTCGCGCATCGCCATGGCGTCTGCCAGGACTTCGCCCACCTGATGCTGGCCTGCCTGCGTGGCCTGGGATTGGTGGCGCGCTATGTCAGCGGCTATCTGCTGACCCGTCCACCACCCGGTAAGCCGCGGCTGATCGGCGCCGA includes these proteins:
- a CDS encoding transglutaminase family protein, which translates into the protein MSPVRYRIQHDTHYRYEAPVSLSQQLLHLLPRDCAWQRCLSRQLAILPQPTQRQDAWDAFGNPLTRLSFKRPHDELYVGTELDVEVDSRAGLPLADSPAWEQVRDGLRYPAARAALEVHHFRFESPAVPLDGIFARFAEDCFPPGRPLLLGCRALMEKIHREFRFDATATQVATPLREVLAHRHGVCQDFAHLMLACLRGLGLVARYVSGYLLTRPPPGKPRLIGADASHAWISVHCPVLGWVDFDPTNDVLPDLEHITLAWGRDFTDVSPLRGVILGGGHHDPVVEVTVTPL